In Cicer arietinum cultivar CDC Frontier isolate Library 1 chromosome 1, Cicar.CDCFrontier_v2.0, whole genome shotgun sequence, one DNA window encodes the following:
- the LOC101508788 gene encoding non-specific lipid transfer protein GPI-anchored 31, with protein sequence MASKFSFILCIFAILAVNGASPSSQNAITPSPSVDCSTIILNMADCLSFVTNDSTLAKPEGSCCSGLKTVLKTAPSCLCEAFKSSSQFGVVLNVTKALTLPSLCKVSAPSVSNCGLSETPAAAPGASLSPASSPKSAEAPGLATPVNEPALAPSHKSAASALFPISAGSFLVFLLSLFSVL encoded by the exons ATGGcttcaaaattttcattcatTCTCTGCATCTTTGCCATCTTGGCAGTTAATGGTGCTTCACCATCATCACAAAATGCAATAACCCCATCACCTTCAGTTGATTGTTCAACCATTATTCTCAACATGGCTGATTGTTTGTCATTTGTTACAAACGACAGCACCTTAGCCAAACCTGAAGGTTCTTGTTGTTCTGGCTTGAAAACTGTCTTGAAAACTGCTCCATCTTGTCTATGTGAAGCTTTCAAAAGTAGTTCTCAGTTTGGTGTTGTTTTGAATGTTACAAAGGCTTTGACTCTTCCTTCACTTTGCAAAGTCTCTGCTCCTTCTGTCTCTAACTGTGGAT TGTCTGAAACCCCTGCCGCTGCTCCTG GTGCAAGCTTATCCCCAGCATCTTCTCCTAAATCTGCCGAAGCACCAGGTTTGGCCACTCCTGTGAATGAGCCAGCATTAGCACCATCCCACAAGAGTGCAGCATCAGCATTGTTCCCTATTTCAGCTGGATCTTTTCTTGTTTTCCTTTTATCTTTATTCTCAGTCCTTTGA
- the LOC101508482 gene encoding high affinity sulfate transporter 2-like encodes MEEIKSDATSLRHDDILPQIHKVTSPPKQTLFQEIKHSFNETFFSDDPFAKFKDQTTSRKFILGVQSVFPIFEWGKGYNLQKFKSDFISGLTIASLCIPQDIAYAQLANLEPHYALYTSFVAPLVYAFMGSSRDIAIGPVAVVSLLLGSLLTDEISDYKSHEYLRLAFTATFFAGITQMALGILRLGFLIDFLSHAAIVGFMAGAAITIALQQLKGLLGIKHFTKKTDIVSVMRSVWSSVHHGWNWETIVIGVAFLAFLLTTKYIAKKNKKLFWVAAISPIISVILSTFCVFITRADKKGVAIVKNIKKGVNPSSVSEIYFSGKYLSAGIRIGVVSGMVALTEAVAIGRTFAAMKDYSLDGNREMVALGTMNLIGSMTSCYVATGSFSRSAVNYMAGCKTAVSNIVMSMVLLLTLLLITPLFKYTPNAVLASIIIAAVMGLVDIEAAVLLWKIDKFDFLACMGAFFGVIFISVEIGLLIAVAISFAKILLQVTRPRTAVLGKLPGTTVYRNILQYPKAAQIPGMLIIRVDSAIYFSNSNYIKDRILKWLSDEETQRIASEFPSIQYLIVEMSPVTDIDTSGIHAFEDLLKSLKKREVQLILANPGPIVTEKLDASKLRVLIGEDKIFLTVGDAVETFGPKGTNL; translated from the exons ATGgaggaaataaaaagtgatgCTACTTCACTTAGACATGATGACATTTTGCCACAGATTCATAAAGTTACATCTCCTCCTAAGCAGACACTTTTTCAAGAAATCAAACATTCTTTCAATGAGACTTTCTTCTCAGATGACCCTTTTGCCAAGTTTAAGGACCAAACAACATCAAGAAAGTTTATTCTAGGAGTTCAATCTGTTTTCCCTATTTTTGAATGGGGAAAGGGTTACAACCTTCAAAAATTTAAGAGTGATTTCATTTCTGGACTCACCATTGCAAGTCTTTGCATTCCTCAG GATATTGCGTATGCACAACTTGCAAATTTGGAACCACATTATGCACTAT ATACAAGTTTTGTTGCTCCTCTTGTGTATGCTTTCATGGGAAGTTCAAGGGATATTGCTATAGGTCCTGTTGCTGTGGTTTCCCTTTTGCTTGGATCCTTGCTAACAGATGAGATCAGTGATTACAAAAGTCATGAATACCTGCGTCTTGCTTTTACTGCCACTTTCTTTGCAGGAATCACTCAAATGGCACTTGGAATTCTCAG GCTTGGTTTCTTGATTGACTTCCTATCTCATGCTGCCATTGTTGGATTCATGGCTGGAGCTGCCATTACAATTGCACTACAACAGCTTAAAGGTCTTCTTGGCATAAAACACTTCACTAAGAAAACTGATATTGTTTCCGTCATGAGATCGGTTTGGAGTTCAGTCCACCATGGC TGGAATTGGGAAACAATAGTAATTGGAGTAGCATTCTTGGCTTTCCTTCTTACAACAAAGTATATA GCTAAGAAGAATAAGAAACTATTTTGGGTAGCTGCAATTTCTCCAATAATATCTGTTATATTGTCTACTTTTTGTGTGTTTATTACAAGGGCAGACAAAAAAGGAGTAGCAATT gtgaaaaatattaaaaagggTGTGAATCCATCATCTGTTAGTGAAATATATTTCAGTGGAAAATATCTTAGTGCTGGTATTAGGATTGGTGTGGTGTCTGGTATGGTAGCACTCACT GAAGCTGTGgccattggaagaacatttgcTGCAATGAAAGACTATTCATTGGATGGTAACAGAGAAATGGTGGCACTTGGAACAATGAACCTTATTGGTTCAATGACATCTTGTTATGTTGCTACAG GATCTTTTTCGCGTTCGGCTGTGAACTATATGGCTGGTTGTAAAACTGCTGTATCAAACATAGTTATGTCCATGGTGTTATTGTTAACTCTATTACTAATTACACCACTATTCAAGTACACTCCAAATGCAGTGCTTGCCTCAATTATTATAGCTGCTGTAATGGGCCTGGTAGACATTGAAGCAGCTGTTCTTCTCTGGAAGattgataaatttgattttcTAGCTTGCATGGGAGCCTTCTTTGGTGTCATTTTCATAAGTGTTGAGATTGGCCTTCTAATCGCA GTTGCAATATCTTTTGCCAAAATCCTTTTACAAGTGACAAGGCCAAGGACTGCAGTACTTGGTAAGCTTCCAGGGACTACTGTTTATAGGAACATCTTGCAATACCCTAAAGCAGCACAAATTCCTGGCATGCTTATCATTAGAGTTGATTCTGCAATCTACTTCTCAAATTCCAACTACATCAAGGACAG AATATTGAAGTGGTTGAGTGATGAAGAGACTCAAAGGATAGCAAGTGAATTTCCTAGTATACAATATCTCATTGTTGAAATGTCAC CTGTTACTGATATTGATACTAGTGGCATCCATGCCTTTGAAGATTTACTTAAGAGCCTCAAGAAAAGAGAAGTCCAG CTTATTCTGGCAAACCCGGGACCAATTGTAACTGAGAAGCTTGATGCATCAAAATTAAGAGTCTTAATTGGTgaagataaaatatttctaacagTAGGTGATGCTGTTGAAACTTTTGGTCCAAAGGGTACAAATTTATGA
- the LOC101507944 gene encoding high affinity sulfate transporter 2-like isoform X1: protein MGSSRDIAIGPVAVVSLLLGTLLTDEISDYTDPDYLRLAFTATFFAGITQMALGFLRLGFLIDFLSHAAIVGFMGGAAVTIALQQLKGLLGVKDFTKKTDIVSVMRSVWSAVHHGWNWETIVIGLAFLAFLLTTKYIAKKNKKLFWVSAISPMICVILSTLFVFLTRADKKGVAIVKHIKKGVNPSSVSEIILSGKYLSAGIRIGVVSGMVALTEAVAIGRTFAAMKDYSLDGNREMVALGTMNLIGSLTSCYVATGSFSRSAVNYMSGCKTAVSNIVMSIVLLLTLLLITPLFKYTPNAVLASIIIAAVMSLIDIEAVILLWKIDKFDFLACMGAFFGVIFKSVEIGLLIAVIISFAKILLQVTRPRTAVLGKLPGTTVYRNILQYPKAAQIPGMLIIRVDSAIYFSNSNYIKDRILKWLTDEEIYRTASEFPSIQYLIVDMSPVTDIDTSGIHAFDDLLKSLKKRDVQLLLANPGPIVTEKLEASMLTKTIGEDKIFLTVGDAVETFGPKGTNL, encoded by the exons ATGGGAAGTTCAAGAGATATTGCCATAGGACCTGTAGCTGTGGTGTCCCTTTTGCTTGGAACCTTGCTAACTGATGAGATCAGTGATTACACAGATCCTGACTATCTGCGTCTTGCATTTACTGCCACTTTCTTTGCAGGAATCACTCAAATGGCACTAGGATTTCTCAG GCTTGGTTTCTTGATTGACTTCTTATCTCATGCTGCCATTGTTGGATTCATGGGTGGAGCTGCTGTTACTATTGCACTGCAACAGCTTAAAGGTCTTCTTGGCGTTAAAGACTTCACTAAGAAAACTGATATTGTTTCTGTCATGAGATCGGTTTGGAGTGCAGTCCACCATGGG TGGAATTGGGAGACAATAGTAATTGGACTAGCATTCTTGGCTTTCCTTCTTACAACAAAGTATATT GCTAAGAAGAATAAGAAACTCTTTTGGGTATCTGCAATTTCTCCTATGATATGTGTTATACTGTCTACTTTATTTGTATTCCTTACAAGAGCAGACAAGAAAGGAGTAGCAATT GtgaaacatattaaaaaagGTGTAAATCCATCATCTGTTAGTGAAATAATTTTGAGTGGAAAATATCTCAGTGCTGGTATTAGGATTGGTGTGGTGTCCGGTATGGTAGCACTCACT gaagCTGTGgccattggaagaacatttgcTGCAATGAAAGACTATTCACTTGATGGTAACAGAGAAATGGTGGCACTTGGAACGATGAACCTTATTGGTTCATTGACATCTTGTTATGTTGCTACAG GATCTTTTTCGCGGTCGGCTGTGAACTATATGTCTGGTTGTAAAACTGCTGTATCAAACATAGTTATGTCCATCGTTTTGTTGTTAACTCTGCTACTAATTACACCGCTGTTCAAGTACACTCCAAATGCAGTGCTTGCCTCAATTATTATAGCTGCTGTGATGAGCCTGATAGACATTGAAGCAGTTATTCTTCTGTGGAAGattgataaatttgattttcTAGCTTGCATGGGAGCCTTCTTTGGGGTCATTTTCAAAAGTGTTGAGATTGGCCTTCTAATTGCG GTGATAATATCTTTTGCTAAAATCCTTTTACAAGTGACAAGACCAAGGACTGCAGTACTTGGGAAGCTTCCAGGGACTACTGTATATAGGAACATCCTGCAATATCCTAAAGCAGCACAGATTCCTGGCATGCTTATCATTAGGGTTGATTCGGCAATCTACTTTTCAAATTCCAACTACATCAAGGACAG aaTATTGAAGTGGTTGACTGATGAAGAGATTTATAGGACAGCAAGTGAATTTCCAAGTATACAATATCTCATTGTTGATATGTCAC CTGTTACTGATATTGACACTAGTGGCATCCATGCCTTTGACGATTTACTTAAGAGCCTCAAGAAAAGAGATGTCCAG CTTCTTCTTGCAAATCCAGGACCGATTGTAACTGAGAAGCTCGAAGCATCAATGTTAACAAAAACAATCGGGgaagataaaatatttctaacagTAGGAGATGCTGTTGAAACTTTTGGTCCAAAGGGTACAAATTTATGA
- the LOC101507944 gene encoding high affinity sulfate transporter 2-like isoform X2, whose protein sequence is MSQVFSNDAVARAVEEIKSGPSSRRHADILAPHIHKVESPPKQTLFQEIKHSFNETFFSDDPFAKFQGQTKSRKFILGVQSVFPIFEWGQGYNLQKFKGDFIAGLTIASLCIPQDIAYAKLANLKPEYGLYTSFVAPLVYAFMGSSRDIAIGPVAVVSLLLGTLLTDEISDYTDPDYLRLAFTATFFAGITQMALGFLRLGFLIDFLSHAAIVGFMGGAAVTIALQQLKGLLGVKDFTKKTDIVSVMRSVWSAVHHGWNWETIVIGLAFLAFLLTTKYIAKKNKKLFWVSAISPMICVILSTLFVFLTRADKKGVAIVKHIKKGVNPSSVSEIILSGKYLSAGIRIGVVSGMVALTEAVAIGRTFAAMKDYSLDGNREMVALGTMNLIGSLTSCYVATGSFSRSAVNYMSGCKTAVSNIVMSIVLLLTLLLITPLFKYTPNAVLASIIIAAVMSLIDIEAVILLWKIDKFDFLACMGAFFGVIFKSVEIGLLIAVIISFAKILLQVTRPRTAVLGKLPGTTVYRNILQYPKAAQIPGMLIIRVDSAIYFSNSNYIKDRILKWLTDEEIYRTASEFPSIQYLIVDMSPVTDIDTSGIHAFDDLLKSLKKRDVQLLLANPGPIVTEKLEASMLTKTIGEDKIFLTVGDAVETFGPKGTNL, encoded by the exons ATGAGTCAGGTTTTTAGTAATGATGCTGTGGCAAGGGCCGTGGAAGAAATAAAAAGTGGTCCTAGTTCACGGAGACATGCTGATATTTTGGCGCCACATATTCACAAAGTTGAATCTCCTCCTAAACAGACACTTTTCCAAGAAATCAAACATTCTTTCAATGAGACTTTCTTCTCAGATGACCCTTTTGCCAAGTTTCAGGGTCAAACAAAATCAAGAAAGTTTATTCTAGGAGTCCAATCTGTTTTCCCTATTTTTGAATGGGGACAGGGCTACAACCTTcaaaagttcaagggtgatttCATTGCTGGACTCACCATTGCAAGTCTTTGCATTCCTCAG GATATTGCATATGCAAAGCTTGCAAATTTAAAGCCAGAATATGGACTAT ATACAAGTTTTGTTGCTCCTCTTGTGTATGCTTTCATGGGAAGTTCAAGAGATATTGCCATAGGACCTGTAGCTGTGGTGTCCCTTTTGCTTGGAACCTTGCTAACTGATGAGATCAGTGATTACACAGATCCTGACTATCTGCGTCTTGCATTTACTGCCACTTTCTTTGCAGGAATCACTCAAATGGCACTAGGATTTCTCAG GCTTGGTTTCTTGATTGACTTCTTATCTCATGCTGCCATTGTTGGATTCATGGGTGGAGCTGCTGTTACTATTGCACTGCAACAGCTTAAAGGTCTTCTTGGCGTTAAAGACTTCACTAAGAAAACTGATATTGTTTCTGTCATGAGATCGGTTTGGAGTGCAGTCCACCATGGG TGGAATTGGGAGACAATAGTAATTGGACTAGCATTCTTGGCTTTCCTTCTTACAACAAAGTATATT GCTAAGAAGAATAAGAAACTCTTTTGGGTATCTGCAATTTCTCCTATGATATGTGTTATACTGTCTACTTTATTTGTATTCCTTACAAGAGCAGACAAGAAAGGAGTAGCAATT GtgaaacatattaaaaaagGTGTAAATCCATCATCTGTTAGTGAAATAATTTTGAGTGGAAAATATCTCAGTGCTGGTATTAGGATTGGTGTGGTGTCCGGTATGGTAGCACTCACT gaagCTGTGgccattggaagaacatttgcTGCAATGAAAGACTATTCACTTGATGGTAACAGAGAAATGGTGGCACTTGGAACGATGAACCTTATTGGTTCATTGACATCTTGTTATGTTGCTACAG GATCTTTTTCGCGGTCGGCTGTGAACTATATGTCTGGTTGTAAAACTGCTGTATCAAACATAGTTATGTCCATCGTTTTGTTGTTAACTCTGCTACTAATTACACCGCTGTTCAAGTACACTCCAAATGCAGTGCTTGCCTCAATTATTATAGCTGCTGTGATGAGCCTGATAGACATTGAAGCAGTTATTCTTCTGTGGAAGattgataaatttgattttcTAGCTTGCATGGGAGCCTTCTTTGGGGTCATTTTCAAAAGTGTTGAGATTGGCCTTCTAATTGCG GTGATAATATCTTTTGCTAAAATCCTTTTACAAGTGACAAGACCAAGGACTGCAGTACTTGGGAAGCTTCCAGGGACTACTGTATATAGGAACATCCTGCAATATCCTAAAGCAGCACAGATTCCTGGCATGCTTATCATTAGGGTTGATTCGGCAATCTACTTTTCAAATTCCAACTACATCAAGGACAG aaTATTGAAGTGGTTGACTGATGAAGAGATTTATAGGACAGCAAGTGAATTTCCAAGTATACAATATCTCATTGTTGATATGTCAC CTGTTACTGATATTGACACTAGTGGCATCCATGCCTTTGACGATTTACTTAAGAGCCTCAAGAAAAGAGATGTCCAG CTTCTTCTTGCAAATCCAGGACCGATTGTAACTGAGAAGCTCGAAGCATCAATGTTAACAAAAACAATCGGGgaagataaaatatttctaacagTAGGAGATGCTGTTGAAACTTTTGGTCCAAAGGGTACAAATTTATGA
- the LOC101502480 gene encoding uncharacterized protein produces MDFSLSLRSSSLISIPKPYQNNIKLQIRQPRMKFTSVSCGATKKVQVDGESNNLYKILNLSPKNASMDDIKRAYRRMALKYHPDVCHNRLKKEESTRMFVQLNVAYNTLSNPRLKAEYDFELGLDLRSNNNININVSDNSWKNKWMEQLVELKRRSHTRMEQKGGSWGSRMRAQNNIKDDDHN; encoded by the coding sequence ATGGATTTTTCATTATCCTTAAGAAGCTCAAGCCTAATTAGCATTCCCAAACCATACCAAAATAATATCAAGCTTCAAATAAGACAACCTCGTATGAAGTTCACTAGTGTTTCATGTGGAGCCACAAAAAAGGTTCAAGTTGATGGTGAGAGCAATAACTTGTacaagatattaaatttgagTCCAAAAAATGCAAGCATGGATGACATAAAGAGAGCATATCGAAGAATGGCTCTTAAGTATCATCCTGATGTGTGTCACAATCGTTTGAAGAAAGAGGAATCAACGAGGATGTTTGTACAACTCAATGTAGCTTATAATACGTTGTCGAATCCAAGGCTTAAAGCGGAGTATGACTTTGAATTGGGTTTGGATTTGAgaagtaataataatattaatattaatgttaGTGATAATAGTTGGAAAAATAAGTGGATGGAACAATTGGTTGAATTGAAAAGAAGGTCTCATACACGTATGGAACAAAAAGGTGGATCATGGGGTAGTAGAATGAGGGCtcaaaacaatattaaagaTGATGATCATAATTAG